A region from the Paludisphaera rhizosphaerae genome encodes:
- a CDS encoding anti-sigma factor family protein codes for MSDELESLASAYLDDELPPEARASVEHALSADASLAEEVRSLAVVRDIVAALPRPAGPDVSRAVLGRIAAPRRRLIAAPTRTTWIVTATAAGLMAIAFGLATASRSRHTHVNPPPVLTHSSVDSQPVATIVTAETAVDPGPVGPPATLAAPAAPKSVVEDRAVAALEILSRPGTHRVFLVSVLDDAIDANETAALLEISSHRNFFRLDVPASEEAPGQPGAVFAAELDPSELATLRRRLSGAFTGRIDEVEADHLNLTRLASMSQVTALKGDPAGEVLFPQNRMALQSAAVVDHSAISQSGSGRTEGASPSTPAASAEVAPRSEDRPSIVLVWLVRGAER; via the coding sequence ATGAGCGACGAACTCGAATCTCTGGCGTCGGCCTATCTCGACGACGAACTTCCCCCTGAAGCGCGGGCTTCGGTCGAGCACGCCCTGTCGGCCGACGCGTCCCTGGCCGAGGAAGTTCGGTCGCTCGCCGTGGTCCGCGATATCGTCGCGGCCCTGCCCCGCCCCGCGGGCCCCGACGTTTCGCGAGCCGTTCTGGGGAGGATCGCCGCTCCCCGGCGTCGTTTGATCGCAGCGCCGACTCGCACGACCTGGATCGTGACGGCGACGGCCGCCGGGTTGATGGCGATCGCCTTCGGATTGGCGACGGCGTCTCGCTCACGCCACACCCACGTCAATCCGCCTCCCGTACTGACGCATTCATCCGTGGATTCGCAGCCTGTGGCGACGATCGTCACCGCCGAGACGGCCGTCGATCCCGGGCCAGTGGGACCGCCGGCGACGCTCGCCGCTCCGGCCGCCCCGAAATCCGTCGTCGAGGATCGAGCGGTCGCGGCGTTGGAAATTCTGAGCCGGCCGGGGACGCATCGCGTTTTCCTCGTCTCGGTCCTGGACGATGCAATCGACGCCAACGAAACCGCCGCGCTTCTGGAGATCTCGTCTCATCGCAACTTCTTCAGGCTCGACGTCCCTGCATCTGAGGAGGCTCCCGGTCAACCCGGGGCCGTCTTCGCCGCCGAACTCGACCCTTCTGAGTTGGCCACCCTTCGGCGGCGGTTGTCCGGCGCTTTCACCGGCCGGATCGACGAGGTTGAGGCCGATCACCTGAACCTGACAAGACTTGCGAGCATGAGCCAGGTGACCGCCCTCAAGGGCGATCCCGCGGGTGAAGTGCTCTTCCCGCAGAATCGGATGGCTCTTCAGAGCGCCGCGGTCGTCGACCACTCCGCGATTTCTCAAAGCGGCAGCGGACGGACGGAGGGGGCTTCTCCTTCAACTCCCGCCGCCTCCGCCGAAGTCGCGCCCCGGTCCGAAGATCGGCCGTCGATCGTCCTGGTCTGGCTTGTCCGTGGAGCTGAGCGTTGA
- a CDS encoding RNA polymerase sigma factor: MAQDLDDMSLVQACRAGRPEAYGELVERCQDRLYPMVVRLLGSPEDAQDVLQDAFVRGYEKLDQYQGGSSFYTWIYRIALNLAMSRLRKRRLRRLLRFPAARSEQTPFEPADESPASVPSYSLERAEREAVVEAALGALDPDHRAVVILKDFEGRRYEEIAELLGIPVGTVRSRLHRARHQLRRRLLPLVEEEASPPIFPDVERALS, encoded by the coding sequence ATGGCTCAAGATCTGGACGACATGAGTCTGGTGCAAGCCTGTCGCGCCGGCCGCCCTGAGGCCTATGGCGAGCTGGTCGAACGCTGTCAGGACCGGCTCTACCCCATGGTGGTCCGGCTGCTCGGCTCGCCCGAGGACGCCCAGGACGTGCTTCAGGACGCTTTCGTTCGCGGTTATGAAAAGCTCGACCAGTATCAGGGGGGGAGTTCTTTCTATACCTGGATCTACCGCATCGCCTTGAACCTGGCGATGAGCCGGCTGCGGAAGCGACGGCTGCGCAGGCTGCTTCGCTTCCCGGCCGCCCGTTCCGAGCAAACGCCATTCGAACCAGCCGACGAGTCGCCCGCGAGCGTCCCTTCCTACTCCCTGGAACGCGCCGAGCGTGAAGCGGTCGTCGAGGCGGCGCTTGGAGCCCTGGATCCCGATCATCGAGCGGTGGTAATTCTCAAAGACTTTGAAGGGCGGCGTTACGAGGAGATCGCGGAGCTGCTGGGGATCCCGGTGGGAACGGTCAGGAGTCGGCTGCACCGGGCTCGCCATCAACTCCGAAGGCGCCTTCTCCCCCTCGTGGAAGAGGAGGCGTCCCCACCAATCTTTCCCGACGTCGAGCGGGCCTTGTCGTGA